The Fusarium oxysporum Fo47 chromosome II, complete sequence genome includes a region encoding these proteins:
- a CDS encoding Alpha/Beta hydrolase protein → MKTALLSVLTALALVGQGSCTPAASLDKRYLQEDGGIKYKVFEHAATGSKTKIVSNSGICETTPGVNQHSGYFSVGDNMNMFFWFFESRKDAKTAPLALWLNGGPGCSSMIGLFQENGPCTFNNGGSKPTLNPNSWNTFANMLYVDQPIGTGFSYGTDDAVSTLAAAPRVWNLLQAFYAQFPEYENRDFGLFTESYGGHYGPEFAFYFEQQNAAIDTGKIKGEKINLVALGINNGWIDPGNQYRDYIDYAANNTYRKLITPTQYSKYLNTYNQKCVPAFAKCPGLTGNDAACGNADDVCSSAIESPLERLADFDVYDIRASSNDPFPPATYSTYLTSASVMNAIGAQSDYQECGDDSYNKFIASGDRGRSFLPTLSQVIDSKITVLIWAGDADWICNWMGNYRALNSIAPQSFVSAPLKSFTVGGKKYGEFKTSGNLSWLRVYGAGHEVPAYQPEAALAAFIATMSKKPISST, encoded by the exons atgaagACAGCTTTGTTGAGTGTCCTCACGGCGCTTGCCCTTGTCGGCCAAGGCAGCTGCACACCTGCAGCCAGCCTCGATAAGAGGTACTTGCAAGAAGACGGCGGCATCAAGTACAAGGTCTTCGAGCATGCTGCTACTGgctccaagaccaagattgTTTCGAACTCTGGAATTTGCGAGACGACACCTGGTGTTAACCAGCACTCTGGCTATTTCTCCGTCG GGGACAATATGAACATGTTCTTCTGGTTCTTTGAGTCACGCAAGGATGCCAAAACAGCTCCACTAGCCCTCTGGCTCAATGGTGGACCCGGCTGCAGTTCCATGATCGGCTTGTTTCAGGAAAATGGGCCCTGTACCTTCAACAACGGAGGGTCCAAGCCTACTCTGAACCCCAACTCATGGAACACCTTTGCCAACATG CTATATGTTGATCAACCCATCGGCACTGGTTTCAGCTACGGCACTGACGACGCTGTATCGACTCTCGCTGCTGCTCCTCGAGTCTGGAATCTCCTCCAAGCTTTCTACGCTCAGTTTCCTGAGTATGAGAACCGTGACTTTGGTCTTTTTACTGAGTCTTATGGTGGACATTATGGTCCCGAGTTTGCGTTTTACTTTGAGCAGCAGAACGCTGCTATTGATACTGGAAAGATTAAGGGCGAGAAGATCAACCTCGTAGCCCTTGGTATCAACAACGGCTGGATCGATCCTG GCAACCAGTATAGAGATTACATCGACTACGCCGCCAACAACACCTACCGAAAGCTCATCACACCAACTCAGTATAGCAAGTACCTTAACACGTATAACCAAAAGTGTGTCCCTGCGTTTGCCAAGTGCCCAGGTCTCACAGGCAACGATGCCGCTTGTGGTAACGCAGACGACGTCTGCAGCTCGGCTATTGAGAGCCCCTTAGAGAGGCTTGCAGACTTTGATGTCTACGACATCCGGGCTTCGAGCAATGACCCTTTCCCCCCGGCGACTTACTCCACCTATCTTACATCTGCGTCTGTGATGAATGCCATTGGTGCGCAGTCTGACTACCAGGAATGTGGTGATGATTCTTATAACAAGTTTATCGCGAGCGGTGATA GGGGACGATCGTTCTTACCGACACTTTCGCAAGTCATTGATTCAAAGATTACAGTTCTCATCTGGGCTGGCGATGCTG ACTGGATCTGCAACTGGATGGGTAACTACAGGGCCCTCAACTCAATTGCCCCGCAATCATTCGTCTCGGCTCCTCTCAAGTCATTCACTGTTGGTGGAAAGAAATACGGAGAATTCAAGACCTCTGGAAACCTGAGCTGGCTGCGAGTTTATGGCGCTGGTCACGAAGTTCCAGCCTACCAGCCTGAGGCTGCGCTGGCGGCGTTCATTGCAACCATGTCCAAGAAGCCTATCTCATCCACATAA
- a CDS encoding beta-lactamase/transpeptidase-like protein, translating to MPSAVRTNFSPPPSKQLKPIPFRPMKSPIPDYLNRVLENARPIEDGKPASYIETLAKADTSKIAVALAMVDGQIYSAGDDDIEFSMQSISKAFVYALAIEDAGLDKVLEKIGVEPSGDAFNSLSLERGSNRPMNPMINAGAITAHSLIGGPDWTAEQRSDRILKAMSKLAGRQLRVCEEVYEAELRDANRNMGIGYMLKAAGIITGDAQQIVQGYIRQCAINVNVRDLATMAATLCNAGCHPATGEKIIPQDSVRQILSVMTTCGMYDAAGDWVSRIGIPAKSGVAGGIIGALPGQMGIAVFSPKLDSRGNSVRGVAICEQLSSDMGLHMMDVSQIAQATVRVSIATILPGDNEPHHTNCNKEVIIFSLRGVVRFGGSERLTRAITRELGDPNPKDPGAGRSRFVCAVVFSFRDVFSFNAVAQKIIQADITRLLLDGRTVVVIDPVGVLEMKTAECAGSNLKIVDNETAARDFIGGIGCHTVSKNDEW from the coding sequence ATGCCTTCAGCGGTGAGAACTAAtttttctcctcctccatcaaAGCAGCTCAAGCCCATACCGTTCCGCCCGATGAAGTCCCCCATTCCCGACTATCTCAACCGGGTGCTGGAGAATGCGCGGCCCATAGAAGATGGCAAGCCCGCCAGTTACATCGAGACGCTGGCAAAGGCCGACACGTCAAAGATAGCTGTGGCGCTGGCGATGGTGGATGGCCAGATTTACTCTGCTGGCGATGACGATATTGAGTTTTCTATGCAATCTATTTCAAAGGCGTTTGTGTACGCGTTGGCGATTGAGGATGCGGGGTTGGATAAGGTGCTGGAGAAGATTGGCGTGGAACCCTCGGGAGACGCGTTCAACAGTTTGTCTTTGGAGCGAGGGAGCAACAGGCCCATGAATCCCATGATCAATGCCGGAGCCATCACAGCACACTCTCTCATCGGGGGACCAGACTGGACAGCAGAGCAAAGATCAGACCGCATCCTCAAAGCCATGTCGAAGCTAGCAGGTCGTCAATTGCGTGTTTGCGAAGAAGTTTATGAGGCTGAGCTGAGAGACGCCAATCGAAACATGGGAATTGGTTACATGCTCAAAGCAGCTGGTATCATCACCGGCGATGCACAGCAGATCGTGCAGGGATATATCCGTCAATGCGCTATTAACGTCAATGTTCGAGACTTGGCGACTATGGCTGCTACTCTCTGCAACGCGGGCTGTCACCCTGCGACGGGAGAGAAGATCATTCCCCAAGACAGCGTGCGGCAGATCCTCTCTGTCATGACGACTTGTGGCATGTACGATGCTGCAGGCGACTGGGTATCGCGAATTGGGATCCCCGCCAAGAGTGGAGTTGCTGGTGGGATTATCGGTGCTCTGCCTGGTCAGATGGGTATTGCTGTGTTTTCACCCAAGCTTGATTCACGGGGCAACAGTGTACGCGGTGTCGCCATCTGCGAGCAGTTATCCAGCGACATGGGTCTTCACATGATGGACGTCAGCCAGATCGCCCAAGCGACAGTCCGTGTATCCATCGCGACCATCCTCCCAGGCGACAACGAGCCACACCACACAAACTGCAACAAAgaagtcatcatcttcagtcTACGCGGTGTCGTGCGCTTCGGAGGTTCAGAGCGATTGACCCGCGCCATCACACGAGAACTCGGTGATCCAAACCCCAAGGATCCCGGGGCTGGCAGAAGCCGCTTTGTGTGCGCTGTGGTGTTCTCGTTCCGTGATGTGTTTTCGTTCAATGCAGTGGCGCAGAAGATTATTCAGGCGGATATTACTCGATTGCTGCTTGATGGGAGGACTGTTGTTGTTATAGACCCGGTGGGTGTTTTGGAAATGAAGACTGCTGAGTGTGCGGGTAGCAACCTCAAGATTGTGGATAATGAAACTGCTGCGAGGGATTTTATCGGAGGAATTGGTTGCCATACTGTTTCAAAGAATGATGAATGGTGA
- a CDS encoding Melibiase-domain-containing protein, with product MVLVTSKGITTAAVLFCQVISAFAESSDTIHVDGTSFALNGDNVSYRFHVDNTTGDLINDHYGGPVAEDGITTEIGPIQGWVNLIGRVRREFPDHGRGDFRIPAFQLQQASGTTVTDFRYKSHEVVQGKPGLPGLPSTFGEADDVSTLVVHMYDNYSSIAVDLSYSIFPKYDAIVRSVNITNQGNATINLRKVSSWSVDLQQDNLDLIEIKGDWAREGMRVRRKVDFGTQGFQSSTGYSSHLHNPFLALVSSTTTETQGEAWGFSLVYTGSFAVDVEKSSQGLTRAILGLNSLDFSWPLKAGQTFTTPEVVSVFSSKGVGGMSRQFHRLYRKHLMKSKYAEETRPVLLNSWEGLAFDINETAIEKIAKQSADLGIKLFVMDDGWFGNKYPRVNDTAGLGDWQPDKSRFPDGLTPLVENVTDLKVANSSDELKFGIWFEPEMVNPESDLYDKHPDWAIHAGSYPRTETRNQLVLNLALPEVQEFIIDFVSKVLRESPISYVKWDNNRGIHETPDPTLNYKYMLGLYHVFETLTSRFPDVLWEGCASGGGRFDPGVLQWFPQIWTSDDTDAVERIAIQFGTSLAYPPSAMGAHLSHVPNGNTQRITSVKFRAHVAMMGGSFGVELDPSDLEPEEREQIPGLIELSEKINPIVITGDFYRLALPEETNYPAGQFISEDGKKVVLFAFQTRATINNSWPWFRLQGLDASAKYKVDNNQTVSGSTLMNLGIQLRFEGDYDSQVLMIEKQ from the exons ATGGTGCTTGTTACATCAAAGGGCATTACGACGGCGGCAGTGCTGTTCTGTCAGGTCATTTCGGCTTTCGCGGAGAGTTCGGATA CAATTCACGTCGACGGCACGTCTTTCGCGCTCAATGGCGATAACGTCTCATACCGCTTCCACGTCGACAACACCACCGGAGATCTGATCAACGACCACTACGGCGGCCCAGTCGCCGAAGATGGAATCACCACTGAAATCGGTCCCATCCAAGGCTGGGTAAATCTCATCGGCCGCGTCCGACGAGAATTCCCAGACCACGGCAGAGGAGATTTCCGTATCCCAGCATTTCAGCTCCAACAAGCAAGCGGCACAACCGTCACCGACTTTCGATACAAGTCTCATGAGGTTGTACAAGGAAAACCTGGGCTACCTGGTCTTCCGTCGACGTTTGgtgaggctgatgatgtgTCGACTTTGGTGGTGCACATGTACGACAACTACAGCTCTATTGCTGTTGACCTCTCGTATTCGATCTTTCCGAAATATGATGCTATTGTGCGGAGTGTGAATATCACGAATCAGGGCAATGCGACGATTAATTTGAGAAAGGTTTCGAGCTGGAGTGTTGATCTGCAGCAGGATAATCTGGATCTTATTGAGATCAAGGGTGACTGGGCGCGTGAGGGTATGCGCGTGCGTCGAAAGGTGGACTTTGGAACACAAGG ATTCCAAAGCTCTACCGGTTACTCTTCGCATCTCCACAACCCGTTCCTCGCTCTCGTATCATCAACTACGACCGAGACACAAGGCGAAGCTTGGGGCTTCTCTCTGGTGTATACTGGTTCCTTTGCCGTTGACGTCGAGAAGAGCTCTCAGGGACTCACCCGCGCCATCCTCGGTCTCAATTCTCTCGACTTCTCATGGCCATTGAAAGCTGGCCAAACCTTCACCACTCCCGAGGTCGTCTCAGTCTTCTCTAGCAAGGGCGTAGGCGGCATGTCTCGGCAATTCCACCGCCTGTACAGAAAGCATTTGATGAAGAGTAAATACGCAGAAGAGACACGTCCTgttcttctcaacagctgGGAGGGCTTGGCATTCGATATCAACGAGACTGCCATTGAGAAGATCGCCAAACAATCTGCAGACCTCGGCATCAAACTGTTCGTCATGGATGATGGCTGGTTCGGTAACAAGTATCCACGTGTTAACGATACAGCTGGTCTTGGAGACTGGCAGCCTGACAAGTCACGCTTCCCTGACGGATTGACACCTCTGGTCGAAAATGTAACCGACCTGAAAGTCGCCAATTCTTCCGATGAGCTAAAGTTCGGTATCTGGTTCGAGCCAGAAATGGTGAATCCCGAGTCAGACTTGTACGACAAACACCCCGACTGGGCGATCCACGCAGGCTCGTATCCCCGAACCGAGACGCGCAATCAATTAGTTCTCAACCTAGCTTTGCCTGAGGTCCAAGAGTTCATCATCGACTTCGTCTCCAAGGTTCTTCGCGAATCACCAATTTCCTACGTCAAGTGGGATAACAACCGTGGAATTCACGAGACTCCTGATCCTACTCTCAACTACAAGTATATGCTGGGTCTTTATCACGTCTTTGAGACTTTGACGAGTCGTTTCCCTGATGTTCTTTGGGAAGGCTGTGCTTCAGGCGGTGGCCGATTTGACCCCGGTGTTCTTCAGTGGTTCCCTCAAATCTGGACGTCGGATGATACGGATGCAGTTGAGCGTATCGCCATCCAATTCGGCACGTCACTTGCTTATCCTCCATCTGCCATGGGAGCTCACCTATCGCATGTCCCTAACGGCAACACCCAGAGAATAACCTCCGTTAAGTTCAGAGCCCATGTTGCCATGATGGGCGGCTCCTTTGGTGTTGAACTTGACCCTAGCGATCTAGAGCCTGAGGAGAGGGAACAAATTCCTGGTCTTATCGAGCTCTCTGAAAAGATCAACCCAATTGTCATCACTGGAGACTTTTACAGACTTGCCCTGCCTGAGGAAACCAACTACCCAGCTGGACAGTTCATTTCTGAGGATGGTAAGAAGGTCGTGTTATTTGCATTCCAGACAAGGGCGACTATCAACAACTCTTGGCCCTGGTTCCGACTTCAAGGTTTGGACGCTAGTGCCAAGTACAAGGTGGATAATAACCAGACGGTTTCTGGTTCGACGCTGATGAACCTGGGCATTCAATTGAGGTTTGAGGGAGATTATGATAGTCAGGTTTTGATGATTGAGAAGCAATAG
- a CDS encoding fungal-specific transcription factor domain-containing protein, translating into MQTTRHQGYRGRVRSGCLTCRARKVKCDEAKPVCNNCTRLQRQCTYKPRRVFRQTASADNSPPGQPSSFHFEGIRQEPEANDINQSHSSPSLTDEYELQGTSRVLSTERTNQTPFLYEGRTNVDVTACLQKALQYRSAVPIVNDNYERDESPLNLISRDIELTTTLDILTLRTQSPYMTELFLDTVECPGITPFDPINWKLAKQHIGQVFALSTSESLSHYHSARKNVEELLEDDDKDFDLVLVAVFLLCMFELIHSGDIVPYLREPRLIFTQRLQAWTQTQSSRSELCIRIVTWLKILYSASFRGGAMGLLSERVVSLLPNFTSPIPILRPPASQEPEISNHLYEVLSDPIFDFYCQLQTLSGEIAKLSLYHRSRTKRKDQQEVVERMASLKARLRALWERRCATQRQSPEHLRSQMVPRIANMISSLINVCEAAYHAEFIDIGRQLGDPVSQTADSRDALHRIKEILDDCQGESGGINPGYLRPLFLCAIESTDKEQTNWAVEKLANIQNPVYRGEFFSAFAKALSEAQTRNDRRVTSRYFCIWYFGITPPFL; encoded by the exons ATGCAGACCACGAGGCACCAAGGCTATCGTGGTCGGGTCCGGAGTGGCTGTCTCACTTGCCGAGCCCGGAAAGTCAAATGCGACGAGGCCAAACCTGTCTGTAATAACTGCACACGGTTACAACGTCAATGCACATACAAGCCCCGCAGAGTCTTTCGGCAGACTGCCAGCGCCGATAACTCGCCACCCGGTCAACCATCGTCATTCCACTTTGAGGGTATACGTCAAGAACCAGAGGCAAATGATATCAACCAGTCCCACTCAAGTCCATCACTTACAGATGAGTACGAGCTTCAAGGGACATCAAGGGTGCTCTCGACTGAGAGGACGAATCAAACCCCTTTTCTATACGAGGGCAGGACGAATGTAGATGTCACTGCTTGCTTACAGAAAGCTCTTCAATACCGAAGTGCAGTTCCTATCGTGAATGACAACTACGAGCGCGATGAGTCGCCATTGAATTTGATATCACGAGATATCGAGTTGACCACTACGCTTGATATCCTTACCCTCCGCACCCAGTCCCCGTACATGACGGAACTCTTCCTTGATACAGTGGAATGCCCTGGAATCACGCCATTCGACCCTATAAACTGGAAACTAGCAAAGCAGCATATC GGACAGGTCTTTGCGCTTTCGACGTCTGAATCACTATCTCACTATCACTCCGCGAGGAAGAATGTCGAAGAGCTCTTGGAAGATGACGACAAGGACTTTGACCTTGTCTTAGTGGCCGTCTTTCTGTTGTGTATGTTTGAGTTAATACACTCTGGAGATATCGTGCCATACCTGAGAGAGCCAAGATTGATCTTCACTCAGAGGCTGCAAGCTTGGACACAGACTCAGTCTTCACGCTCGGAGCTTTGCATCCGCATAGTTACCTGGTTGAAGATTCTCTATTCAGCCTCCTTTCGAGGTGGAGCAATGGGTCTGCTATCTGAGAGGGTAGTTAGTCTTCTCCCTAATTTCACCAGCCCAATACCGATCCTCAGGCCTCCTGCCAGCCAAGAGCCAGAGATATCCAACCATTTATACGAAGTCTTGAGCGATCCAATATTCGACTTCTATTGTCAACTTCAAACGTTATCTGGAGAAATTGCCAAACTTTCACTTTACCATCGTTCACGCACGAAACGTAAAGACCAGCAGGAGGTTGTTGAGCGTATGGCGAGTTTAAAAGCCCGACTTCGAGCACTGTGGGAGAGACGGTGCGCCACGCAGCGTCAATCTCCAGAGCATTTGCGCTCTCAAATGGTTCCCCGAATCGCAAACATGATTTCAAGTCTCATCAATGTTTGTGAGGCTGCATATCATGCTGAGTTCATTGATATAGGCAGACAACTCGGCGATCCCGTGTCTCAGACGGCAGATTCGAGGGATGCTTTACACAGGATCAAGGAGATTCTGGACGATTGCCAGGGTGAATCAGGGGGGATTAATCCTGGCTATCTGAGACCATTATTCCTCTGTGCTATAGAAAGTACAGACAAGGAGCAGACCAATTGGGCGGtggagaagcttgccaaCATCCAGAACCCTGTCTATCGTggagagttcttctcggcgTTTGCGAAGGCACTTTCAGAAGCACAAACGCGTAACGATAGGAGGGTTACCTCGAGGTATTTCTGCATCTGGTATTTTGGAATCACGCCACCATTTCTGTAG
- a CDS encoding histidine phosphatase superfamily yields MPQIIHLVRHGQAVHNLCEADNVLPDTDLTPLGEEQARGLISKCPELANVQLIVSSPLRRTLQTTLLAFSSQLKRGLQIVALPEVQEVSDMNCDTGSDLSVIKAEFQQQPVDFSLVEPGWQIKEGKWAPVVGSILERAQAARQWLSKRPEEEIVVVTHGCFLHFLTDDWVNSVNPNGTDWVNAEVRSYTISHDAREGPVLCETKESRERRGVETVAPTREEQLKMRQAALKAGLEWGLIRAS; encoded by the exons ATGCCACAAATTATTCATCTCGTGCGTCACGGCCAAGCCGTTCACAACCTCTGCGAAGCAGACAACGTTCTGCCTGACACCGATCTGACACCTCTGGGAGAAGAGCAAGCTAGAGGCCTGATCTCTAAGTGCCCAGAACTCGCCAATGTCCAATTGATCGTGTCATCGCCACTACGACGTACTCTCCAAACGACCCTGTTGGCGTTCTCGTCACAACTGAAGCGCGGGTTACAGATTGTGGCCTTGCCAGAAGTACAGGAAGTCAGCGATATGAACTGCGACACTGGCAGTGATCTCTCTGTGATTAAGGCAGAATTCCAACAACAACCGGTAGACTTCAGTCTCGTTGAGCCGGGCTGGCAAATCAAG GAGGGTAAATGGGCTCCAGTCGTGGGAAGTATTTTAGAGAGGGCTCAGGCAGCACGGCAATGGTTGAGCAAAAGACCTGAGGAAGAAATCGTGGTTGTTACTCATGGATGCTTTCTGCATTTTCTGACCGATGACTGGGTGAACTCAGTTAATCCTAATG GTACGGATTGGGTTAATGCAGAGGTTCGCTCCTATACGATTTCGCATGACGCGCGCGAAGGGCCAGTTTTATGTGAGACCAAGGAGTCCAGAGAGAGGCGAGGAGTGGAAACAGTTGCTCCGACCAGGGAAGAACAACTAAAGATGCGACAGGCCGCTTTGAAAGCAGGGCTTGAATGGGGTCTCATACGGGCGTCATAG
- a CDS encoding major facilitator superfamily domain-containing protein, which yields MDKKAPQDTPAPKSNQDDESFKNDTVVNATDVEITTKSRMSAITTVLTSGLALFSDGYNAQIIGYMNPIFAKLYPDSFSSSIKTRLSNAFLIGEVLGMLFFGYAIDRLGRRTGIVFATLFLVLGIILATAAHGKTELGMFWMMIVGRGVAGFGAGGEYPTCGTGSTEASDETSFVRRRRGLLVAAATDFSIDLGFVMAGVVALIVLAAYHQHVGDGVWRINFGIGFILPVALLFLRLRQFDSTQYKKHAIKHDIPYLLVIKRYWKPMLGTSLAWFFYDFVTYPFGIFSSTIIATLNPNDTLQQNIGFGTVVNCFYLPGCVVGGLLMDRIGRRQTMTLGFLGWTILGFIIGGALSPIQSVFPLFIVLYGIFNALGEMGPGVATFLCAAESFPTPLRGHFLGFAAAMGKAGAAIGTQAFTPIQDSFSDKQRGIQAVFLIGAAFAAVGGLVAWFLIPDKDKELESEDAQFRLYLEQNGYKGSFGEALKD from the exons ATGGATAAGAAAGCTCCTCAAGATACGCCTGCTCCAAAGAGCAATCAAGACGATGAATCCTTCAAAAATGACACTGTTGTCAATGCCACAGACGTTGAAATCACCACCAAGTCACGCATGTCAGCCATCACAACAGTACTGACAAGCGGACTGGCTCTGTTCTCCGATGGATATAACGCGCAGATCATCGGATACATGAATCCTATCTTTGCCAAGTTATACCCAGACAGCTTCTCTAGCTCGATCAAGACTCGACTCTCCAATGCATTCCTCATCGGCGAGGTCCTCGGTATGCTCTTCTTTGGCTACGCCATTGATAGACTTGGCAGACGGACTGGTATTGTGTTTGCTACCTTGTTCCTGGTGCTGGGTATCATACTCGCGACTGCGGCACATGGCAAGACTGAGCTGGGCATGTTTTGGATGATGATTGTTGGAAGAGGTGTCGCAGGatttggtgctggtg GAGAATACCCGACTTGCGGCACAGGCAGTACCGAAGCCTCTGACGAAACTTCCTTTGTTAGACGCCGACGCGGACTCTTAGTCGCTGCTGCAACAGACTTTTCCATTGATCTCGGATTCGTTATGGCAGGTGTCGTAGCATTGATCGTCCTCGCAGCGTATCATCAACATGTCGGTGACGGTGTCTGGCGAATAAACTTTGGCATCGGATTTATCCTGCCAGTCgctcttctgtttcttcgACTTCGTCAGTTTGACTCAACGCAATACAAGAAACATGCGATCAAGCATGACATACCATATCTGCTCGTAATCAAGAGATATTGGAAGCCAATGCTTGGAACATCACTGGCCTGGTTCTTTTACGACTTTGTG ACATATCCATTCGGAATCTTTAGTTCGACAATCATTGCTACGCTGAATCCCAACGACACCCTTCAACAGAATATTGGATTTGGTACTGTTGTTAACTGCTTTTACCTCCCTGGCTGCGTTGTTGGAGGGCTACTCATGGACCGCATTGGTCGCAGACAAACCATGACTTTGGGCTTTCTTGGATGGACGATTCTAGGCTTTATCATCGGTGGAGCGCTTTCCCCGATCCAGTCCGTGTTCCCTTTGTTCATCGTGCTGTATGGCATCTTCAACGCACTCGGAGAGATGGGCCCTGGT GTCGCCACGTTTCTTTGTGCTGCAGAGTCTTTCCCAACACCTCTCCGAGGCCacttcttaggctttgcgGCAGCAATGGGCAAGGCGGGAGCGGCGATTGGAACACAGGCATTTACACCTATTCAAGACTCTTTCTCCGATAAGCAGCGAGGTATTCAAGCGGTGTTTCTCATCGGAGCTGCTTTTGCTGCTGTCGGTGGACTTGTTGCCTGGTTTCTGATCccagacaaggacaaggagcttgagagCGAAGACGCACAATTTCGGTTGTACTTGGAGCAGAATGGATACAAGGGATCGTTTGGCGAAGCATTGAAGGACTAG